From Mesorhizobium sp. Pch-S:
GTGGGCTTCGCTCAACCTGAAGGGTGACGAACTGGTCGAGATCGACGGACTTGAGACCATCAAGCCGCGTCAGAAGATGGTTGCCAAGGTCACTTTCGCCGACGGCACCATCAAGAACGTCCCGATCCTGTGCCGCATCGATACGCTCGATGAGCTCGACTACTTCAAGAACGGCGGCATCCTGCAGTATGTGCTGCGCGACCTCGCAGCCTGAGCGACAAGCATATCCAACAAAAGGCCGCCGGAACGAAAGTTCCGGCGGCCTTGTTTTATGGAAACAGTTGTTTTGTGAACGAAAGAATTTCACCGCAACGTGACTTCCGGTTGAGCGTCGCTTCTGGCAGTAATTCAGAAAACACGAACATGCCGGCCATGCCGGCGGGACCAGGAATATGTCCTCTCGGAAACCATTGCTGCTGGCCGTTGCCGGGCTGGCGGTGTCGATGCTCGCAACCGCGGCCCAGGCGAAGGAACCGGTGCGGCCTCTCGGGGTCGTCGAGCTGTTCACCAGCCAGGGCAACAAATCGTGCCCGCCTGCCGATCGTTATCTGGCGGAGATCGCCGCCAAGGGCGATGTGATCGCGCTCGCCTATCATGTCGATTACTGGGACTATCTCGGTTGGCAGGATTCGCTCGCGCGCAAGGAGAACACGGAGCGTCAATATGGCTACATGCGCTCCTTCAAAGGTCGCTCCGTCTATACGCCGCAAGCCGTCATCAATGGCCGTGCCGACGTCAATGGCGCCAGCCGCGAGGCCATCAGCGGTGCACTGACACGGTTGAACAAGACCGGTGAAGGCATGCGCGTCGACATCACGGTCACCAACACCGGTGACGGGATTTCGATTGAGGCCGGCAATGCCCCGAGCGACGCCGCCGGCATTCCGGTAAAGGCCCATGTCGTCATCGTCTATTTCAATCCACCGCAGGTGGTGAATGTTGGCAACGGCGAAAACAACGGCCGCAAGATGACCTATTGGAATGCCGTTTCCAATGTCCAGACCGCCGGCATGTGGTACGGCAAGGCACAGCGATATGATCTGCCGGCGAGCGAGATCGCCAAGGCGGCCGGTTCCGCCGTGCTGCTGCAGTCGGTTGGCCGCGACGGTGAACTCGGCCCGATCATCGGCGCATCCTTCATCCGCAGGCCATCCGTCTGATCGTAGCCAGATCGGCTAGGGACTGACTTTTTGGGCAGTGGCAGTCGCGTCACGCGTGTGGCGGCGCGACGATCGCACCGTGACCGACGATTGCCACCTCACCCCCCACCTTCACCGAGTTGATGTTGTCCGGCGTTCCATGCGGTGCGACGATGAGTTCGCTCGGCCGTCCGGCAAAACGTCCCTGATTCAACGTGAAGGCCTCTCCCGATCGGGCGCCGCAATAACGAAGGCAATAGGCGCCAATGGTTCCGGCAGCACTGCCCGTGGCGATGTCCTCGAGGATGCCGTCATTGTTCCAATGGCGTATTTCGCAGGCCGCCCGGTCGAAGAGCACTGCGAATTGAGCGCCCATGGCGGCCAGGAGCCCGCTGATGTCGGCCCTGATCCTGGCTCGCGCCAGCACTTGTGGACGCACGGGCACGATCAGATAGCGCAGCCCGGTGCTGATGATGGCCAGGGGCAGTGTTGGATCGAGATCGGCAAAGTTCAGGCCAAAGGCGGCGGCGATCTCGTCGGACGCCGCCATTTCGCCGAAGACCTGGGCCGGACCTTGATCGAGCATACCGAAATAGCCCGAGCCGGTTCGCTGCGTGACGACTGTGACGCTCCTGTCGGCGAGGTTGAAAGTCCATTGCTGGTCTTCCTTACGCTCCGCTGTTTCGTGCAGGGCAGCCGCGGCGCCGATGATGGGATGGCCGGCGAAGGGCAGTTCCTCGACCAGATCGAAGACGCGCGCCCGATATGTCCCGGCGTCCGCCTCGGCTTCC
This genomic window contains:
- a CDS encoding PhzF family phenazine biosynthesis protein; its protein translation is MLSYLHVDVFAPHAYAGNSLPVFLDGAGLNADQMQAITRELRHFEAIFLEAEADAGTYRARVFDLVEELPFAGHPIIGAAAALHETAERKEDQQWTFNLADRSVTVVTQRTGSGYFGMLDQGPAQVFGEMAASDEIAAAFGLNFADLDPTLPLAIISTGLRYLIVPVRPQVLARARIRADISGLLAAMGAQFAVLFDRAACEIRHWNNDGILEDIATGSAAGTIGAYCLRYCGARSGEAFTLNQGRFAGRPSELIVAPHGTPDNINSVKVGGEVAIVGHGAIVAPPHA
- a CDS encoding thioredoxin family protein, with protein sequence MSSRKPLLLAVAGLAVSMLATAAQAKEPVRPLGVVELFTSQGNKSCPPADRYLAEIAAKGDVIALAYHVDYWDYLGWQDSLARKENTERQYGYMRSFKGRSVYTPQAVINGRADVNGASREAISGALTRLNKTGEGMRVDITVTNTGDGISIEAGNAPSDAAGIPVKAHVVIVYFNPPQVVNVGNGENNGRKMTYWNAVSNVQTAGMWYGKAQRYDLPASEIAKAAGSAVLLQSVGRDGELGPIIGASFIRRPSV